In the Brucella anthropi ATCC 49188 genome, one interval contains:
- a CDS encoding DUF1402 family protein: MIRIMGAKPRRIFVGFVLALSLASQSAYAATVVPPGNRSAEQPPIPGASAKRTRELSTTYEKKYQKIYNLLKKDASLRSKIRSTAAAYGIDPIHIVGAIVGEHTYNVDVYDRLQTYYVKAMSYVNQGVSFGYNGESIGQFIKRPEFADCLKHKDSYSLWSCRENVWNKNFRGKSVGGNAYPNNRFSAVFFQPFYAGQTFGLGQINPLTALQMSDMVNRVSGLPKLNAEDGNVVYKTIMDPDLTLPYIAATLKQSINSYRQIADFDISKNPGLTATLYNTGGAEARARALANENAKRKADGQEPLLPQENYYGWLVNSKLDELKALF; the protein is encoded by the coding sequence ATGATCAGAATAATGGGCGCAAAGCCGCGACGCATTTTTGTTGGATTTGTCCTGGCCCTCAGCCTTGCCAGCCAGAGCGCCTATGCAGCGACGGTCGTGCCTCCGGGCAATCGCAGTGCAGAACAGCCGCCAATTCCTGGCGCATCCGCCAAGCGCACGCGTGAGCTGAGCACCACGTACGAGAAGAAGTATCAGAAGATCTACAATCTCCTGAAAAAGGATGCCTCGCTGCGTTCCAAGATCCGCTCGACGGCAGCCGCCTATGGCATCGATCCTATTCATATTGTCGGCGCCATCGTCGGCGAGCATACCTATAATGTCGACGTCTATGACCGGCTGCAGACCTATTACGTCAAGGCCATGTCCTATGTGAACCAGGGCGTGAGCTTCGGCTACAATGGCGAAAGCATCGGCCAGTTCATCAAGCGGCCGGAATTTGCCGACTGCCTGAAACATAAGGACAGCTATTCGCTATGGTCCTGCCGCGAGAATGTCTGGAATAAGAACTTCCGCGGCAAATCTGTCGGCGGCAACGCCTATCCCAACAATCGTTTCAGCGCGGTCTTCTTCCAGCCCTTCTATGCCGGGCAGACATTCGGCCTCGGTCAGATCAATCCGCTGACGGCATTGCAGATGTCCGACATGGTGAACCGTGTTTCCGGTCTGCCCAAGCTCAACGCAGAAGACGGCAATGTCGTCTACAAGACGATCATGGACCCCGATCTGACGCTGCCCTACATTGCGGCGACGCTGAAACAGTCGATCAACTCCTACCGCCAGATCGCCGACTTCGACATTTCGAAGAATCCCGGCCTGACCGCCACGCTCTATAATACGGGCGGCGCCGAAGCACGCGCACGAGCGCTTGCCAACGAAAACGCCAAGCGAAAGGCGGACGGTCAGGAACCTTTGCTACCGCAGGAAAACTACTATGGATGGCTGGTCAATTCGAAGCTTGATGAGCTGAAAGCGCTTTTCTAG
- a CDS encoding helix-turn-helix transcriptional regulator: MTPFGIRLRELREERGVTQKDMAAALRVSPAYLSALEHGRRGQPTWDLLQRIITYFNIIWDEAEELQNLAAVSHPRVVIDTSGLSPQATELANLLARNIRIIDRETIRHLSEEIEAARKRRRGIKPVQVD, from the coding sequence ATGACGCCATTTGGAATACGCTTGCGCGAGTTGCGGGAAGAACGCGGTGTGACGCAGAAGGATATGGCGGCAGCGCTTCGCGTTTCACCGGCCTATCTGTCAGCGCTGGAACATGGCCGGCGCGGCCAGCCGACCTGGGACCTGCTTCAGCGCATCATCACCTATTTCAATATCATCTGGGACGAAGCGGAAGAGTTGCAGAACCTCGCCGCCGTGTCGCATCCGCGCGTGGTGATCGATACGTCGGGCCTGTCGCCGCAGGCAACAGAACTCGCCAATCTTCTGGCGCGCAATATCCGCATCATCGACCGCGAGACGATCAGGCATCTGAGCGAGGAAATAGAGGCGGCGCGAAAGCGCCGCCGCGGTATCAAGCCTGTTCAAGTTGATTAA
- a CDS encoding Smr/MutS family protein, giving the protein MARDTDKPENDYLRPEDRILWETVAKTAKPLIKPKASEDELPDFKSLMAEEEKRPAKAKVQPAVEASKPKKGLSALSEMQIQSLDKPTHRKIAKGRVDIEARIDLHGLTQGEAHGLLYGFLVSAHARGLRHVMVITGKGRSFGSEGILRQAVPHWFSTPLFRLLVSAYEDAARHHGGHGALYVRLRRQTQTMAQQTVLPGGSRPR; this is encoded by the coding sequence ATGGCGCGTGACACCGACAAGCCGGAAAACGATTATCTGCGGCCCGAAGACCGCATCCTGTGGGAAACGGTCGCGAAGACCGCAAAGCCGCTGATAAAGCCAAAGGCGAGTGAGGACGAACTTCCCGATTTCAAATCCCTGATGGCGGAAGAAGAAAAGCGCCCTGCCAAGGCGAAGGTTCAGCCTGCGGTGGAAGCGAGCAAACCGAAGAAGGGCTTGTCGGCGCTCAGCGAAATGCAGATTCAATCACTCGACAAGCCGACGCATCGAAAGATCGCCAAAGGTCGTGTCGATATTGAAGCCCGCATCGATCTGCACGGTCTCACGCAGGGAGAGGCGCACGGCCTGCTCTACGGATTTCTGGTCAGCGCACATGCACGTGGCCTGCGTCACGTCATGGTTATTACCGGCAAAGGCCGTTCATTCGGCAGCGAAGGGATTTTGCGACAGGCGGTGCCGCACTGGTTTTCCACACCGCTGTTCCGGCTTCTGGTGAGTGCCTATGAGGATGCGGCGCGTCATCATGGCGGGCATGGCGCCCTCTATGTAAGGCTTCGCCGCCAGACGCAAACCATGGCACAGCAAACCGTATTGCCCGGGGGGAGCAGACCGCGATGA
- the hslU gene encoding ATP-dependent protease ATPase subunit HslU — translation MSNFSPREIVSELDRFIIGQNDAKRAVAIALRNRWRRQQLEGQMREEVMPKNILMIGPTGVGKTEISRRLAKLAGAPFVKVEATKFTEVGYVGRDVEQIVRDLVEVAITLVREKRRDDVKAKAHLNAEERVLDALVGKTASPATRDSFRKKLRNGEMDDKEIEIEVADTGSGPSFEIPGMPGANIGVMNLSDMLGKAMGGRTKTRKTTVKDSYPILINDESDKLLDQDQIVQEALRVTEDEGIVFIDEIDKIASREGGMGAGVSREGVQRDLLPLVEGTTVATKYGPVKTDHVLFIASGAFHVSKPSDLLPELQGRLPIRVELNALTREDFRRILTETEASLIKQYIALMETEEVKLEITDDAIDALADIAVDLNATVENIGARRLQTVMERVLDEISYTAPDKTGATFVIDAAYVKDKIGSLAKNTDLSRFIL, via the coding sequence ATGAGTAATTTCTCTCCCCGTGAAATCGTCTCCGAACTCGACCGCTTCATCATCGGCCAGAACGACGCCAAGCGCGCGGTCGCTATCGCCCTTCGCAATCGCTGGCGCCGCCAGCAGCTCGAAGGCCAGATGCGCGAAGAGGTGATGCCGAAAAACATCCTGATGATCGGACCGACCGGCGTCGGCAAGACGGAAATTTCCCGCCGCCTCGCAAAGCTGGCCGGTGCGCCTTTCGTCAAGGTGGAAGCGACCAAGTTCACCGAAGTCGGCTATGTCGGCCGTGACGTCGAGCAGATCGTCCGCGATCTCGTCGAAGTTGCCATCACGCTCGTCCGTGAAAAGCGTCGCGACGATGTGAAGGCCAAGGCGCATCTCAATGCGGAAGAACGCGTGCTGGATGCGCTGGTCGGCAAGACCGCCAGCCCCGCCACGCGTGACAGCTTCCGCAAGAAGCTGCGCAATGGCGAAATGGACGACAAGGAAATAGAAATCGAGGTCGCCGACACCGGTTCCGGCCCAAGCTTTGAAATTCCGGGCATGCCGGGCGCCAATATTGGTGTCATGAACCTGTCCGACATGCTGGGCAAGGCCATGGGCGGGCGCACCAAGACGCGCAAGACCACGGTGAAGGATTCCTATCCGATCCTGATCAACGATGAATCCGACAAGCTTCTGGATCAGGACCAGATCGTTCAGGAAGCGCTTCGCGTCACCGAAGACGAAGGCATTGTGTTCATCGACGAGATCGACAAGATCGCATCGCGGGAAGGCGGTATGGGTGCCGGTGTGTCGCGCGAAGGCGTGCAGCGCGATCTGCTGCCGCTGGTCGAAGGCACGACCGTTGCGACCAAATACGGGCCGGTGAAGACCGACCACGTGCTGTTCATCGCATCCGGTGCGTTTCACGTATCCAAGCCGTCCGATCTTCTGCCGGAACTGCAGGGCCGTCTGCCGATCCGTGTCGAGCTTAATGCGCTGACACGCGAAGATTTCCGCCGCATCCTGACGGAGACCGAGGCAAGTCTGATCAAGCAGTATATCGCACTGATGGAAACGGAAGAGGTGAAGCTGGAGATCACCGATGACGCCATCGACGCTCTGGCCGATATCGCTGTCGATCTCAATGCGACGGTTGAAAACATCGGTGCGCGCCGGTTGCAGACGGTGATGGAACGTGTTCTCGATGAAATTTCATACACCGCGCCCGACAAGACAGGCGCAACTTTCGTCATCGACGCGGCCTATGTAAAGGACAAGATCGGCAGCCTTGCCAAGAACACCGATCTGTCGCGCTTCATCTTGTAA
- a CDS encoding DUF2585 domain-containing protein, translating into MSSLAQASKPSAQRWGLGALIVLAILAVQASWLYFDGRIAMCECGTIKLWSGSLMTENSQHISDWYTLSHIIHGFLFYWLFTVIAPKAPLGLRLAAAVGIEAVWELVENSNFIIERYRANTSSVDYFGDSIVNSVADTVAALIGFLIAAKLPTKITVAIALFFEVLALIVIRDNLTLNVIMLLHPFEFIKQWQSGL; encoded by the coding sequence ATGAGTTCGCTCGCGCAGGCCTCAAAACCGAGTGCGCAACGCTGGGGCCTGGGCGCCCTGATCGTTCTCGCCATACTCGCAGTGCAAGCCTCCTGGCTTTACTTCGACGGGCGGATCGCCATGTGCGAATGCGGGACCATAAAATTATGGTCGGGTTCGCTGATGACCGAAAATTCGCAGCATATATCCGACTGGTATACGCTGTCGCATATCATCCATGGCTTTCTGTTCTACTGGCTGTTCACGGTCATCGCACCCAAAGCCCCGCTCGGCTTGAGACTTGCAGCTGCGGTCGGCATCGAAGCCGTATGGGAACTGGTCGAGAATTCGAACTTCATCATCGAACGCTATCGCGCCAATACGTCCTCGGTGGACTATTTCGGCGACAGCATCGTGAATTCGGTTGCCGACACGGTTGCCGCCCTGATCGGCTTTCTGATCGCAGCCAAACTGCCAACGAAAATAACCGTCGCCATCGCGCTGTTCTTTGAAGTTCTGGCGCTGATCGTCATTCGCGACAATCTTACGCTCAACGTGATCATGCTGCTGCATCCGTTCGAGTTCATCAAGCAGTGGCAAAGTGGGTTATAA
- the hslV gene encoding ATP-dependent protease subunit HslV, translating into MIEHHPTTIYGTTIVTVRKGNKVVIAGDGQVSLGNTVMKGNARKVRRIGKGNVIAGFAGATADAFTLLERLEAKLEQYPDQLMRASVELAKDWRTDRYLRKLEAMMLVADSKVTLALTGTGDVLEPEHGVMAIGSGGNYALAAARALVDTDKSAEEIARKAMDIAADICIYTNHNIIVESLDAE; encoded by the coding sequence ATGATCGAACATCATCCCACGACAATTTACGGCACGACCATCGTCACCGTTCGCAAGGGTAACAAGGTCGTTATCGCGGGCGACGGACAGGTTTCGCTCGGCAATACCGTCATGAAGGGCAATGCGCGAAAGGTTCGCCGCATCGGCAAGGGCAATGTGATTGCCGGTTTCGCCGGAGCCACCGCCGACGCCTTCACCCTTCTGGAACGCCTCGAAGCGAAGCTGGAACAATATCCCGACCAGCTCATGCGTGCTTCGGTCGAACTCGCCAAGGATTGGCGCACCGACCGCTATCTGCGCAAGCTGGAAGCCATGATGCTGGTTGCCGACAGCAAGGTGACGCTGGCGCTGACCGGTACCGGCGATGTGCTTGAACCCGAACATGGCGTGATGGCCATCGGTTCGGGCGGCAATTATGCGCTGGCCGCTGCCCGCGCGCTGGTCGATACGGACAAGTCAGCCGAAGAAATCGCCCGCAAGGCGATGGATATCGCCGCCGATATCTGCATCTACACCAACCACAATATCATCGTGGAAAGCCTGGACGCAGAATGA
- the mltA gene encoding murein transglycosylase A: MNDLARILRPVAFSDCPGWNRDDQSAAFAAFRRSADYAAHQTYKSGSLGICFEVLEPIFAAARSLDNPGVEEARAFFEQNFIPCRIVPDQGKGFVTAFYEPEIEASLEADTRFKVPFLREPDDLVKVTDESRPIVLDPSFAFARRTENGLAEYDDRQTIEQGSLSGRGLEIAFVADRVDAFFAHVQGAARLKLRDGGLLRITYAAKSGHPFTGIGRILVANGEIPASEISMQSIRRWLAEHPDKADDLIWQNRSYIFFREASVDDPDAGPIAAAKVPLTAGRSLAVDKLLHTFGTPIHVSAPNVAVFDGEPFARLMIAQDTGTAIVGPARGDLFAGSGDTAGEIAGGVKDDADFYALVPRRLLEA, encoded by the coding sequence ATGAACGACTTGGCGAGAATTTTGCGCCCGGTGGCTTTTTCCGATTGTCCGGGCTGGAACCGGGACGATCAGTCCGCGGCATTCGCTGCGTTTCGCCGTTCTGCCGACTATGCGGCCCACCAGACTTACAAAAGCGGCAGTCTCGGCATCTGTTTCGAAGTGCTGGAGCCGATCTTTGCAGCTGCACGCAGCCTCGACAATCCGGGTGTCGAAGAAGCGCGCGCTTTCTTCGAACAGAATTTCATCCCCTGCCGGATCGTTCCCGATCAGGGCAAAGGCTTTGTGACAGCATTCTATGAACCGGAGATCGAAGCCTCCCTTGAGGCCGACACCCGGTTCAAGGTGCCCTTCCTGCGCGAGCCCGATGACCTCGTGAAAGTGACAGATGAAAGCCGTCCAATCGTACTTGATCCGTCCTTTGCCTTTGCGCGCCGGACGGAAAACGGCCTTGCCGAATATGACGACCGCCAGACAATCGAGCAGGGAAGTCTTTCCGGGCGTGGGTTGGAAATCGCTTTTGTCGCCGACCGAGTCGATGCCTTTTTCGCGCATGTGCAAGGTGCAGCACGCCTGAAACTGCGCGATGGCGGGTTGCTGCGCATTACATATGCAGCCAAATCCGGCCATCCGTTTACAGGCATCGGCCGCATTCTGGTTGCCAATGGCGAAATTCCGGCTTCAGAAATTTCCATGCAGTCGATCCGACGCTGGCTGGCCGAGCATCCGGATAAGGCTGACGATCTTATCTGGCAAAACCGATCCTACATTTTCTTCCGGGAAGCTTCTGTGGACGACCCGGATGCCGGACCTATTGCGGCTGCAAAAGTCCCGCTGACCGCCGGGCGTTCGCTTGCTGTCGATAAATTGCTTCACACATTCGGGACGCCGATCCATGTCAGCGCACCCAATGTCGCGGTCTTTGACGGCGAACCCTTTGCACGCCTGATGATCGCGCAGGATACGGGAACGGCCATTGTCGGCCCTGCCCGCGGCGATCTGTTCGCGGGCTCTGGCGACACGGCAGGCGAGATCGCAGGTGGTGTAAAGGACGATGCTGACTTTTATGCGCTGGTGCCGCGCAGGCTTCTGGAGGCTTGA